The Gemmatimonadaceae bacterium genome contains a region encoding:
- a CDS encoding pyridoxal-phosphate dependent enzyme, producing the protein MTTPFLNPRILPSVDAVRAAADHVRVVMPPSRLARDEALSTAVGADVYLKYELENPTGSFKVRGAYNVLASMSPAERAKGVVASSAGNHGLGVAYAAHAFGVPAVLYVPSDAPQVKKDGIRALGATVNDEAPDYDAAMVVAKAHAIRHDIPYINPCLGVELLAGQGTVALEVLDQLPSVRTVVICTGGGGLLGGMGAVLRRLAPSVRIVGVQSVETAAMTRSVAAGRVVLCPHTPTLADGLAGQVDDDALHIGQSCADDMVLVSEEALGETIAWLSRTQGLIVEGAGAVTVAALRHGLIAAIEGPVVALVSGRNIDRARHEALLSRYQG; encoded by the coding sequence ATGACCACACCATTCCTGAACCCTCGCATCCTCCCGTCGGTGGATGCCGTGCGCGCCGCCGCCGATCATGTGCGTGTGGTGATGCCACCCAGTCGACTGGCGCGCGATGAAGCGCTGTCGACAGCCGTCGGTGCCGATGTGTACCTCAAGTACGAACTCGAGAATCCCACGGGGTCGTTCAAGGTGCGCGGGGCGTACAACGTGCTCGCCTCGATGTCGCCAGCCGAACGCGCGAAGGGCGTGGTAGCCTCCAGCGCCGGCAATCACGGTCTGGGTGTGGCGTATGCCGCCCACGCGTTCGGTGTTCCCGCCGTGCTCTACGTGCCGAGCGACGCGCCACAGGTCAAGAAGGACGGCATTCGCGCGCTTGGCGCGACGGTGAACGACGAAGCGCCAGACTATGACGCTGCGATGGTGGTGGCCAAGGCGCACGCCATCCGGCACGACATTCCCTATATCAATCCGTGTCTCGGTGTGGAATTGCTGGCCGGGCAAGGCACGGTGGCGCTGGAAGTCCTTGATCAACTGCCGAGCGTGCGCACCGTGGTGATTTGCACCGGCGGCGGCGGACTGTTGGGGGGAATGGGCGCGGTGTTGCGACGCCTTGCACCCTCGGTACGCATTGTTGGCGTACAGAGCGTGGAAACGGCCGCGATGACCCGCAGCGTAGCGGCCGGGCGCGTGGTGTTGTGTCCGCACACGCCAACATTGGCCGACGGACTGGCCGGTCAGGTCGATGACGACGCGCTGCACATCGGCCAGAGCTGCGCCGACGACATGGTGCTGGTCAGTGAGGAGGCGCTGGGTGAGACGATTGCCTGGCTCTCGCGAACACAGGGACTCATTGTCGAAGGCGCGGGTGCCGTGACCGTCGCCGCGCTGCGACACGGGCTCATTGCGGCCATCGAAGGGCCAGTGGTCGCCCTGGTGAGCGGGCGCAACATAGACCGCGCGCGACACGAAGCGTTGCTGTCGCGCTACCAGGGGTAG
- a CDS encoding stress-induced bacterial acidophilic repeat motif family protein, with translation MSGKSRRGFASMDPARQREIASRGGRAAHEKGTAHEWSANEAREAGRKGGVTVSQDRDHMAAIGREGGESRSAAARQARQRSPEREVPMSISRDGMDGRRTEIRPNERARTETLRSEGMTEGNAPGR, from the coding sequence ATGTCCGGAAAAAGCCGGCGCGGGTTCGCGTCGATGGATCCCGCGCGACAGCGCGAGATTGCCAGCAGGGGTGGGAGGGCGGCGCACGAAAAGGGCACCGCTCATGAGTGGTCGGCGAATGAAGCTCGGGAAGCTGGCCGGAAGGGTGGAGTCACCGTCTCACAGGATCGCGATCATATGGCCGCGATTGGGCGCGAAGGTGGTGAGTCACGCAGTGCGGCCGCCCGTCAGGCGCGGCAGCGCAGTCCGGAGCGGGAAGTACCGATGTCGATTTCCCGGGACGGAATGGACGGTCGCCGTACGGAGATTCGTCCCAACGAGCGCGCGCGGACCGAGACGTTGCGGTCGGAAGGGATGACGGAAGGGAACGCGCCGGGACGCTGA
- the rnz gene encoding ribonuclease Z — protein MPLLVRFLGTAASRPTVERGVSALALIREGETILIDCGEGTQRQMMRYGISFAFQDLFFTHTHADHILGLTGLIRTLQLQGRIEPLRLWGPPGSSRTLRACISLGGERTTFPVTITELEAGSSVKRDEYRIDAFPVDHRQTSSLGIALVEEDRLGRFNPDLARAMGIPEGPLWGRIHKGEPIVLEDGRVVQPAELVGVPRRGRKIVVTGDTRPCAGTVLAAQDADVLIHEATFADEEAARALETGHSTAREAAEVARMAGARRLVLTHISARYSADAKELEREAKSVFPKSSVARDGTEVELKLTEEEVVVAGDGRRETGDGRRPAD, from the coding sequence ATGCCTCTGCTCGTCCGTTTTCTCGGCACCGCCGCCTCTCGCCCAACTGTTGAGCGCGGCGTCAGCGCGCTCGCTCTCATTCGGGAAGGCGAGACAATTCTCATCGATTGCGGCGAAGGAACACAGCGCCAGATGATGCGCTACGGCATTTCCTTCGCCTTCCAGGACCTGTTCTTCACCCACACCCACGCCGATCACATTCTTGGCCTTACCGGGTTGATTCGGACGCTCCAACTGCAAGGCCGTATCGAGCCGCTGCGGCTGTGGGGGCCTCCGGGCTCATCCAGAACGTTGCGGGCATGCATCAGCTTGGGTGGTGAACGCACCACGTTTCCGGTCACGATTACCGAGTTGGAAGCGGGCTCATCAGTGAAGCGAGATGAGTATCGAATCGACGCGTTTCCGGTCGATCATCGCCAGACGTCGAGCCTCGGAATCGCGCTGGTGGAGGAGGATCGCCTCGGTCGTTTCAACCCGGATCTGGCCCGCGCCATGGGGATTCCTGAGGGGCCGCTCTGGGGGCGCATTCACAAGGGTGAGCCCATCGTGCTGGAAGACGGTCGCGTGGTGCAACCCGCGGAGTTGGTGGGTGTCCCGCGACGTGGTCGCAAGATCGTGGTTACCGGCGACACCCGTCCGTGCGCCGGGACCGTGCTCGCGGCGCAGGATGCGGATGTGCTCATTCACGAAGCGACTTTCGCCGATGAAGAGGCCGCGCGGGCACTGGAGACTGGTCACAGTACCGCGCGCGAGGCGGCCGAGGTGGCGCGAATGGCCGGTGCCCGCCGACTGGTGCTGACCCACATTTCCGCGCGCTATTCGGCCGATGCGAAGGAGCTGGAGCGCGAAGCGAAAAGCGTGTTTCCGAAGTCGTCGGTGGCGCGCGACGGCACGGAGGTTGAACTGAAATTGACGGAGGAAGAGGTGGTGGTGGCGGGAGACGGGAGACGGGAGACGGGAGACGGGAGACGGCCCGCAGATTAG
- a CDS encoding MFS transporter, producing the protein MRIPNFRNYIVALFTLTLGIQIQGTVVGWQIYDLTRDPLALGLVGLAEALPAISLSLVAGHVADSHDRRRIAIMAMIVLVACSVALWALAHATPLGQVLSVPLRVNAIYGVIVISGLARAFLQPARQALSAELVPRHLFSNSITWRSGSWQLAAVLGPALGGALYALGGTSLGYAVDAVLMSVGVGVLVSVRHRSPIREVSDEPILTSITGGLRFVFREPILLSALTLDLFSVLFGGATALLPVFAAEILHAGPGALGILRAAPAAGAVMASVALTRWPPFARTGRNLLLAVAAFGVCMIGFGLSTSLPLSVAILSFGGAFDMVSVVIRSLMLQARTPEALLGRVAAVNQIFIGSSNEIGAFESGLTARWWGAVASVVVGGFATLGVVVTVAWRVPALRALRRIKTGD; encoded by the coding sequence ATGCGTATCCCGAACTTCCGCAACTACATCGTGGCGCTCTTCACGCTCACGCTCGGTATCCAGATTCAGGGCACCGTGGTGGGATGGCAGATCTACGATCTCACGCGCGATCCACTGGCCCTGGGCCTGGTGGGTCTCGCCGAGGCGCTGCCAGCCATCAGTCTGTCGCTGGTGGCGGGACACGTCGCCGATTCGCACGATCGCCGACGCATCGCCATCATGGCGATGATCGTGCTGGTGGCGTGTTCGGTGGCGCTGTGGGCGCTCGCGCACGCGACGCCGCTTGGACAGGTGCTCTCGGTGCCGCTTCGCGTCAACGCGATCTATGGCGTCATTGTCATCAGCGGACTGGCCCGCGCGTTTCTCCAACCGGCGCGACAGGCGCTCAGTGCGGAATTGGTGCCGCGACATCTCTTCAGCAACTCCATCACGTGGCGCAGCGGAAGCTGGCAGTTGGCGGCGGTGCTGGGGCCGGCACTGGGCGGCGCGCTGTACGCGCTCGGTGGCACGTCGCTGGGCTACGCCGTTGATGCGGTGCTGATGTCGGTCGGCGTCGGGGTGCTGGTGTCGGTGCGTCATCGCTCGCCAATCCGCGAAGTGAGCGATGAACCGATTCTCACGTCCATCACGGGCGGACTCCGATTCGTGTTCCGGGAACCGATCCTGCTGAGCGCGCTCACACTCGATCTCTTCTCGGTGCTGTTTGGCGGGGCCACTGCGCTGCTGCCCGTGTTCGCGGCGGAAATCCTCCACGCGGGGCCCGGCGCGCTTGGTATCCTGCGCGCCGCGCCCGCAGCGGGTGCGGTCATGGCCAGTGTGGCACTCACCCGTTGGCCGCCGTTTGCACGCACCGGTCGCAACCTGCTGCTGGCCGTTGCCGCTTTCGGTGTGTGCATGATCGGGTTCGGTCTCAGCACCAGTCTTCCGCTATCGGTGGCCATCCTTTCGTTTGGCGGCGCCTTCGACATGGTGAGCGTGGTCATTCGCAGCCTCATGCTGCAGGCGCGGACACCGGAGGCGTTGCTCGGACGCGTGGCCGCCGTGAATCAGATCTTCATCGGCTCGTCCAACGAAATTGGCGCATTCGAATCGGGACTGACGGCGCGCTGGTGGGGTGCAGTAGCCAGCGTAGTAGTGGGCGGCTTCGCCACATTGGGCGTGGTGGTCACGGTAGCGTGGCGAGTGCCGGCGCTTCGCGCCCTGCGGCGCATAAAGACGGGAGACTGA